In Syntrophales bacterium, the following are encoded in one genomic region:
- a CDS encoding NHL repeat-containing protein — protein sequence MNNNSFSQQSESSKFTRRLFLKCAGFLGFFACTYTTFGWKNVLAKPLPGSSNGFTRNGLGAPFGISLDSAGNIYVTDPARYQVRVYDGTGSFRYSFGHPGKARGNLNYPKGIAVDGQDRIFVVDANNGRVQVFDREGKVIYVIGSLGAAAGFFYTPQGIAVDQEGKVYIADTRNHRVQVFRGMAVEMVIGKLGDREEEFRLPTAVAVSEDGRIWVVDSKHGKVKLFDRQGKFLGSIGRQGSGKGEFNNPQGIAMDKAGNLYVSDTGNNRIQKFTRDGNFVASYGRKGSKEGEFNKPAGIYAGDTKIYVADTFNRRIQILKIVS from the coding sequence TTGAATAATAATTCCTTTTCCCAACAATCAGAGAGCAGCAAATTTACCAGAAGACTATTTCTCAAATGCGCTGGTTTTCTTGGTTTTTTTGCATGTACTTACACCACCTTCGGCTGGAAAAATGTCCTTGCCAAGCCTCTTCCCGGTTCCAGTAATGGTTTCACGAGAAATGGCCTTGGCGCTCCTTTTGGTATCTCCTTAGATTCAGCAGGTAACATATACGTGACAGATCCTGCCCGCTATCAGGTCCGTGTCTATGACGGAACCGGATCCTTCCGATATTCCTTCGGGCACCCGGGAAAGGCCAGGGGAAATCTGAATTATCCCAAGGGTATCGCCGTTGACGGACAGGACCGCATCTTCGTTGTTGATGCTAACAATGGAAGAGTTCAGGTCTTTGACAGGGAAGGTAAGGTTATTTACGTAATCGGCAGTCTCGGCGCCGCTGCGGGGTTTTTCTATACACCTCAAGGGATCGCCGTAGATCAGGAAGGGAAAGTATACATTGCAGATACCAGGAACCATAGAGTTCAGGTCTTCCGGGGCATGGCAGTCGAGATGGTCATCGGAAAATTGGGAGACAGGGAAGAGGAGTTCAGGTTGCCCACCGCGGTTGCAGTGAGTGAGGACGGAAGGATCTGGGTGGTTGACAGCAAGCATGGCAAGGTCAAGCTCTTTGATCGGCAGGGGAAGTTTCTCGGCAGCATCGGACGTCAGGGGAGCGGAAAAGGAGAATTTAACAATCCCCAGGGCATTGCCATGGATAAGGCAGGCAATCTTTATGTCTCAGATACGGGAAATAATCGTATTCAGAAGTTTACAAGAGATGGAAATTTCGTTGCATCCTACGGTAGAAAGGGGAGTAAAGAGGGAGAATTCAACAAGCCGGCGGGTATCTATGCCGGTGATACGAAAATATACGTAGCTGATACTTTTAACCGGCGGATTCAGATACTAAAGATTGTCTCTTAG